A DNA window from Dictyoglomus sp. contains the following coding sequences:
- a CDS encoding SDR family oxidoreductase: MSYNVLITGASKGLGFSLTKIYLKEGHKVIATYRRDLEYLKEISEDKNLILFPMDVSSEESVKSAYDLIKEKVPFIDILINNAAIYLEDRSKTIESIEIEKVIETLNVNSVGPLRVLKYFYPLVERSNKKLIINISSEAGSIGDCWRDREYGYCMSKSALNMLSMILQNYSKNKGVKVLVIHPGWMRTDMGGPSADISPEESAEGIFKLSLREWDINDKDIYMDYLGRKMNW; the protein is encoded by the coding sequence ATGAGTTATAATGTTTTGATAACAGGAGCATCAAAGGGTTTAGGTTTTTCCCTAACAAAGATTTATCTAAAAGAAGGACATAAGGTTATAGCAACCTACAGAAGGGATTTGGAGTATCTTAAAGAGATCTCTGAAGATAAAAATTTAATCCTTTTTCCCATGGATGTTTCCTCCGAAGAATCTGTAAAATCTGCTTATGATCTAATAAAAGAAAAAGTTCCTTTTATAGATATTCTTATAAACAATGCAGCTATATACCTTGAGGATAGATCCAAAACCATAGAGAGTATTGAAATAGAAAAGGTAATTGAGACTTTAAATGTAAATTCTGTAGGTCCTTTAAGGGTTTTAAAATATTTTTATCCATTAGTAGAGAGAAGTAATAAAAAACTTATTATTAATATATCCTCTGAGGCTGGAAGTATTGGAGATTGCTGGAGAGACAGAGAATATGGATATTGTATGTCAAAGTCTGCCTTAAATATGCTTTCCATGATTCTTCAAAATTATAGTAAAAATAAAGGAGTAAAGGTTCTAGTTATTCATCCTGGATGGATGAGAACAGATATGGGAGGACCTTCTGCAGATATTTCTCCCGAAGAATCTGCAGAGGGTATATTTAAACTTTCTCTTAGGGAATGGGATATCAATGATAAAGATATTTATATGGATTATTTAGGAAGAAAAATGAATTGGTAG
- a CDS encoding DUF2922 domain-containing protein, whose product MASLSSRKYIRFIFLDSGGGRFTLRIPDPKDDVTEQELLETMDLIISQNIFQGRSGDLVAKVDARVIETNISDYYD is encoded by the coding sequence ATGGCATCATTATCTTCAAGAAAGTATATAAGATTTATTTTCTTAGATAGTGGAGGAGGAAGATTTACTCTAAGAATTCCTGATCCCAAGGATGATGTAACAGAACAAGAACTCTTGGAAACAATGGACCTTATTATAAGTCAGAATATCTTCCAGGGAAGATCAGGAGATTTGGTAGCAAAGGTAGATGCAAGGGTTATAGAAACAAATATTAGCGATTATTATGATTAA
- a CDS encoding YvrJ family protein: protein MDELVKIISNLGFPIVVSLILLLRIEYRLESLTRAIQDLSQAIISIKG from the coding sequence ATGGATGAGTTAGTAAAAATAATAAGTAATTTAGGTTTTCCCATTGTGGTTTCCTTAATTCTTCTTTTAAGAATAGAGTATAGATTGGAAAGTTTAACGAGAGCTATTCAAGATTTATCTCAGGCAATAATATCCATAAAGGGATAA
- a CDS encoding D-Ala-D-Ala carboxypeptidase family metallohydrolase → MFEINEVKVSKNFYLKDFQCRCCKRVMIHPLLLDKLEKLYQLSKGNFKITSGYRCESHNKKIGGVLNSKHTKGCACDITSENIKEIFEIIKSLGFSFIKLDEKKNYIHVEV, encoded by the coding sequence ATGTTTGAAATTAATGAGGTAAAAGTATCGAAAAACTTTTATTTAAAAGATTTCCAATGTAGATGTTGTAAAAGGGTAATGATTCATCCTCTTCTTTTGGATAAATTAGAAAAACTTTATCAATTGAGTAAAGGAAATTTTAAAATTACTAGTGGATATAGATGTGAATCTCATAATAAAAAAATAGGAGGAGTTTTAAATTCTAAACATACCAAGGGATGTGCCTGTGATATAACTTCTGAGAATATAAAGGAAATTTTTGAAATAATTAAAAGCTTAGGCTTTTCCTTTATTAAATTGGATGAAAAGAAAAATTATATCCATGTGGAGGTTTAA
- a CDS encoding DUF1659 domain-containing protein, translating into MPVNSIPYNSRLILRVQVGTQQGNPVVRSRSFNNVKPSASDSSVFSIAQKLASLQKYPLVKIIRTNDEELVEL; encoded by the coding sequence ATGCCAGTAAATTCTATTCCCTATAATTCTCGTTTGATTTTAAGGGTTCAGGTGGGAACCCAGCAGGGGAATCCTGTTGTAAGAAGTAGAAGTTTTAATAACGTGAAACCAAGTGCGTCTGATTCCTCTGTATTTTCTATCGCTCAAAAATTAGCAAGCCTTCAGAAGTATCCTTTGGTAAAAATCATTAGGACCAATGATGAAGAGTTAGTAGAACTATAA
- the prmA gene encoding 50S ribosomal protein L11 methyltransferase: MKWIEVIIKTKKEAEDAIYNLLEGMGAKGVSIEDGIIESSLSWDYIDEELLKRDYTLIKAYFPENININEILFHIKEGLTLISHYLDTGKGEIEIRFLDEEDWAKAWKKYYKPVEIGNIVIVPSWEEYKEKNKVVVKINPGMAFGTGTHETTILCIMALQEFLKKGMEVIDVGTGSGILAITAKKLGARRVLALDIDDIAIEVAKKNAILNNENIEIIKRDLIEGIEDKFDLILANIVSDTIIRLTRDIKRIMKENTIFISSGIIESRLKDVVDTLKENDLRILDIREKNSWFLIVSKLGSKI, translated from the coding sequence ATGAAGTGGATTGAAGTAATCATTAAGACAAAAAAAGAAGCAGAAGATGCTATTTATAACCTATTAGAAGGAATGGGAGCAAAGGGAGTTTCTATTGAGGATGGAATTATAGAGAGTTCCCTGTCTTGGGACTATATAGATGAAGAACTCCTTAAGAGAGATTACACCTTAATAAAAGCATATTTTCCTGAAAATATTAATATCAATGAAATTTTATTTCATATAAAAGAAGGATTAACTTTAATCTCCCATTATCTTGATACGGGAAAGGGAGAAATAGAAATCCGTTTTTTAGATGAAGAGGACTGGGCAAAAGCTTGGAAAAAGTATTATAAGCCTGTGGAAATTGGGAATATAGTAATTGTTCCCTCTTGGGAAGAATATAAAGAAAAAAACAAAGTGGTAGTAAAAATTAATCCTGGAATGGCTTTTGGAACAGGAACCCATGAAACTACAATCTTATGTATTATGGCCCTACAAGAATTTTTAAAAAAGGGAATGGAGGTTATTGATGTGGGAACGGGATCGGGAATTTTAGCAATAACAGCAAAAAAACTTGGTGCCAGAAGGGTTTTAGCTTTGGATATAGATGATATAGCTATTGAAGTAGCAAAGAAAAATGCAATTTTAAATAATGAAAATATTGAGATAATAAAAAGGGACTTAATCGAGGGAATAGAAGATAAATTTGATTTAATATTAGCAAATATAGTTTCTGACACCATAATTAGACTTACTAGGGATATAAAAAGAATAATGAAAGAAAACACTATATTTATCTCTTCGGGAATTATTGAAAGTAGATTAAAGGATGTGGTAGATACATTAAAAGAAAACGATCTAAGAATTTTAGATATAAGAGAGAAAAATTCTTGGTTTCTAATTGTAAGTAAATTAGGAAGCAAGATTTGA